CACCAAGCACAACTTCCTGGTCACCAAGGCCGAGGACATCCCCCGGGTGATCGCGCAGGCGTTCCACATCGCCGCCACCGGCCGCCCGGGGCCGGTCCTGGTCGACATCGCCAAGGACGCCCTCCAGGCGCAGACCACCTTCTCCTGGCCGCCCAGCATGGACCTGCCCGGCTACCGGCCCGTCACCAAGCCGCACGCCAAGCAGATCCGTGAGGCCGCCAAGCTGATCACCTCCGCCAAGCGGCCCGTGCTCTACGTCGGCGGCGGCGTCCTCAAGGCGCAGGCCACCGCCGAGCTGAAGGTCCTCGCGGAACTCACCGGAGCGCCCGTCACCACCACCCTGATGGCGCTCGGCGCATTCCCCGACAGCCACCCGCTGCACGTGGGAATGCCGGGCATGCACGGTGCGGTCACCGCCGTCACCGCGCTGCAGAAGGCCGACCTGATCGTCGCCCTCGGAGCCCGCTTCGACGACCGCGTCACCGGCAAGCTGGACAGCTTCGCCCCGTACGCCAAGATCGTCCACGCCGACATCGACCCGGCCGAGATCGGCAAGAACCGCGCCGCCGACGTGCCGATCGTCGGTGACGCCCGCGAGGTCATCGCCGATCTGGTCCAGGCCGTGCAGAGGGAGCACAGCGAGGGCAGCACCGGCGACTACAGCGCCTGGTGGAAGGACCTGAACCGCTGGCGCGAGACCTACCCGCTGGGCTACGAGCAGCCCGACAACGGCTCGCTCTCCCCGCAGCAGGTCATCCAGCGCATCGGTCAGCTCGCGCCGCAGGGCACGATCTTCGCCGCGGGCGTGGGCCAGCACCAGATGTGGGCCGCGCACTACATCGAGTACGAGCAGCCCGCGACCTGGCTCAACTCCGGCGGCGCCGGGACGATGGGCTACGCGGTCCCGGCCGCGATGGGCGCCAAGGCCGGAGCCCCGGACCACACGGTCTGGGCGATCGACGGCGACGGCTGCTTCCAGATGACCAATCAGGAACTCACCACCTGCGCCCTGAACAACATCCCGATCAAGGTCGCCATCATCAAC
This genomic window from Streptomyces sp. DG2A-72 contains:
- a CDS encoding acetolactate synthase large subunit → MPMTEQATGAHHPQPRPRSGGHQSAPEQVTGAQSLIRSLEEVGADTVFGIPGGAILPAYDPLMDSAKVRHVLVRHEQGAGHAATGYAQATGKVGVCMATSGPGATNLVTPIADAHMDSVPMVAITGQVASKAIGTDAFQEADIVGITMPITKHNFLVTKAEDIPRVIAQAFHIAATGRPGPVLVDIAKDALQAQTTFSWPPSMDLPGYRPVTKPHAKQIREAAKLITSAKRPVLYVGGGVLKAQATAELKVLAELTGAPVTTTLMALGAFPDSHPLHVGMPGMHGAVTAVTALQKADLIVALGARFDDRVTGKLDSFAPYAKIVHADIDPAEIGKNRAADVPIVGDAREVIADLVQAVQREHSEGSTGDYSAWWKDLNRWRETYPLGYEQPDNGSLSPQQVIQRIGQLAPQGTIFAAGVGQHQMWAAHYIEYEQPATWLNSGGAGTMGYAVPAAMGAKAGAPDHTVWAIDGDGCFQMTNQELTTCALNNIPIKVAIINNGALGMVRQWQTLFYNQRYSNTVLHSGPEADGKQPSAGTRVPDFVKLSEAMGCYAIRCEDPADLDKVIEEANSINDRPVVVDFIVHEDAMVWPMVAAGTSNDTIMAARDVRPDFGDNEDD